The DNA sequence CTGTGGTCCGCGCCCGCAGCGCCTCTTCGAAGCCGGCCGCGGGCGCCCGCGACTCCGCCCTTCTCCGCAGGCCATCGGCATCCGGCCTCAGCGCTGCCACCTCGCGCTGCTTGACTTCGACAATCTGGCGGAGCACGCCGGACAAATGTCTTGCGTTTCGGGTCACCTTCGGGTATACTGCCTTTCGGTTGTTCTTCGGCTTCCGGATCCAGCGCGCGTCGCGGACAGCGCGCCGGACTCGAGGCCACGATCCGAGCCTGAACGGAGGCGTCGAGATGCCGTTGACGAAGCGTCAGAAAGAGATCCTCGATTTTCTCGAGTTGTTTCTGGCCGAGTACGGGTACCCGCCGAGCTACGAAGAGATCGCGCGGAACTTCGGTTACACGTCGCTCGCGACGGTGCACGAGCATCTCGAGAATCTGAGCGACAAGGGGTACATCCGAAAGAGTCGGAACTCGAGCCGTTCGATCGAGCTGGTCCCGACGGGTGGCGGGGTGAGTGCGGTGGAGCTGCCGCTGCTGGGCATGGTGGCGGCGGGCCAGCCGATCGAAGCGGTGGCGGAGGAGGAGAGTGTGGCGGTGCCGGAGGATCTGGTGGGGCGCAGCGGCCGGCATTACGTGCTGAAGGTCCGTGGCGACTCGATGATCGACGAGCAGATCCGGGACGGCGATTACGTGATCGTCAACTCACGCAACAGCGCCGACAACGGCGAGATGGTGGTCGCGCTGGTACACGGGGACTCGGCGACGGTGAAGAAGTTCTATCGCGAGCGCGATGGCCGGGTGCGGCTGCAGCCGGCGAATGTGACGATGTCTCCGATGTTCTTTCCGTCAGAAGAAGTGATGGTCCAGGGAGTGGTGGTCGGCGTCATCCGGAGGTATTGAGATGCGAAAGCGCACATTCATGGTGGGCCGCACGACGGGGCGAAACACGCTGGTGGTGTTCGTCAGCCTGATGAAGAGCCCGATCGCGGGGCCGTTCACGGTGAGGGCGGTCGTTTCGTCCAACTGATCGGACGCGGCACCCATTTTTCCGAACGGCTCATCGGTGCTCGGACGCGGCACCCATTTTTCCGAACGACTCATCGGCGCTCGGACGCGGCACCCATTCTTCCGAACGGCTCATCGGTGCAGTCTCTTGTCCCGGTGCGAAGGCAGTTGCCTGCGCGCCGGGACATTTTCATGTCGGAATGAGCCGTTCGGAAGAAGGGGTGCCGGGTCCGGCGGTCAGCGGGCGGGCTCGGCGGCCTTGGCGGCATCGCGCAGACGGTCCAGCGCGTCGCGGGCCCGGCCGGAATCGATGCTCTGCTCCGCGATATCGAAAGCGGACTGAACGGAGTCTGCGAGCCCCGCGACGTATATGGCGGCTGCGGCATTGACGGTGACAGCTGCCCGGGCAACGTCCGGAGCTTCACCGCGCAGGATGCGAAGCACCATGCGCGCATTGTCCACGGGGTCGCCGCCTGCGAGGCCGGCCGGATCGAGATCGCGTCCTGGCAGCAGCTCGCGGAGATCGACGGTCGTCGAGGTGATCGCGCCCTCGCGCACATCGAGCATGCGCGTGGCTCCAATGGGACTCAGCTCATCGATGCCCGGCTCGCCATGGACGACGAGGGCGTGGACGTGCCCCAGCTCGCGCAGCGCCGCGGCAATGAGCTCGAGGAGGGCCGGATCGGATACGCCGACCACCTGCCGCCGCGCGCCGGCAGGATTCGTGAGCGGTCCGAGCAGGTTCATGATCGTCGGCATGCGGAGCTCCCGACGTACCGGTGCCACGTGCCGCATGGCCGGATGCAGTAGCGGTGCGAACATGAAG is a window from the Longimicrobiales bacterium genome containing:
- the lexA gene encoding transcriptional repressor LexA, translated to MPLTKRQKEILDFLELFLAEYGYPPSYEEIARNFGYTSLATVHEHLENLSDKGYIRKSRNSSRSIELVPTGGGVSAVELPLLGMVAAGQPIEAVAEEESVAVPEDLVGRSGRHYVLKVRGDSMIDEQIRDGDYVIVNSRNSADNGEMVVALVHGDSATVKKFYRERDGRVRLQPANVTMSPMFFPSEEVMVQGVVVGVIRRY
- the trpD gene encoding anthranilate phosphoribosyltransferase translates to MSTGSDSPEDALPDLGSLIARAAGEGRLDGADAEAAFNIVMDGRATPVQIAALLVAMKARRETAEEVAGGVRALRRAMIPVAASDPDQLVDTCGTGGGTLTTFNISTAAAFVAAGAGVRIAKHGNRSFSSRCGSADILEALDVPIELSPDGMADVLERAGLVFMFAPLLHPAMRHVAPVRRELRMPTIMNLLGPLTNPAGARRQVVGVSDPALLELIAAALRELGHVHALVVHGEPGIDELSPIGATRMLDVREGAITSTTVDLRELLPGRDLDPAGLAGGDPVDNARMVLRILRGEAPDVARAAVTVNAAAAIYVAGLADSVQSAFDIAEQSIDSGRARDALDRLRDAAKAAEPAR